One genomic window of Geodermatophilus sp. DSM 44513 includes the following:
- a CDS encoding VOC family protein: MSSTDSALDPAALEQERARIRAANLRPAGERPASTARGLHHTALISSDVERTVRFYQDVLGFPLTELIENRDYPGSSHFFFDIGHGNLLAFFDFPGLDVGPYAEVLGGLHHVAISVDPDRWQELVARLTDAGVPHEVHSGVSVYFRDPDGARLELIADPLGEMYGHQVL; the protein is encoded by the coding sequence GTGAGCAGCACCGACAGCGCCCTCGACCCCGCCGCCCTCGAGCAGGAGCGCGCCCGCATCCGGGCCGCCAACCTCCGGCCCGCCGGCGAGCGGCCGGCCTCCACCGCCCGCGGGCTGCACCACACCGCGCTGATCAGCAGCGACGTGGAGCGGACCGTCCGCTTCTACCAGGACGTGCTGGGGTTCCCGCTGACCGAGCTGATCGAGAACCGGGACTACCCCGGCTCCTCGCACTTCTTCTTCGACATCGGCCACGGCAACCTGCTGGCCTTCTTCGACTTCCCCGGGCTGGACGTGGGCCCGTACGCCGAGGTGCTCGGCGGCCTGCACCACGTGGCGATCAGCGTCGACCCCGACCGCTGGCAGGAGCTGGTCGCGCGGCTCACCGACGCCGGCGTCCCGCACGAGGTGCACAGCGGTGTGTCGGTCTACTTCCGCGACCCCGACGGCGCCCGCCTCGAGCTGATCGCGGACCCGCTCGGCGAGATGTACGGCCACCAGGTGCTGTGA
- a CDS encoding GNAT family N-acetyltransferase → MRDVPEQSRYEVSDGDRVLGLAAYRRQGDRVVFTHTEVDPAAGGRGVGSSLVRGALDDVRTRGLRAVPLCPFVRAWLDRHPDYADLVDAG, encoded by the coding sequence GTGCGCGACGTACCGGAGCAGTCCCGCTACGAGGTCAGCGACGGGGACCGGGTGCTGGGCCTGGCCGCCTACCGGCGCCAGGGCGACCGGGTCGTGTTCACCCACACCGAGGTGGACCCGGCCGCCGGCGGCCGTGGGGTGGGCAGCAGCCTGGTCCGCGGCGCGCTCGACGACGTCCGGACCCGTGGCCTGCGGGCGGTCCCGCTGTGCCCGTTCGTCCGCGCCTGGCTGGACCGCCACCCCGACTACGCCGACCTCGTCGACGCGGGCTGA
- a CDS encoding bacteriorhodopsin: MENDLVFSPTQHAIVAHAFAVALGAHIVGFLYFLSRKDQIAPRYRTATWLSLAVMAASGFLFLRLGQSWDLAFAQAGADMVRTPNRFDGGLRYVNWFVTVPVLLVQVLYALDLTRSVAQRLRVVLVSSGVLMVFCGWVGQFSAGRDDGTLLLWGLLGTPPFVVLLAALVPRLLGARAYLAPEAATTARNLVFVVVFFWGLYPIAYLLPAFSTSASTAVAVQLLFTAADVGSKVLYGVMLAKLCRLRSAADGHPPALEVATGPGPHPEHERA; encoded by the coding sequence GTGGAGAACGACCTCGTCTTCAGCCCGACGCAGCACGCGATCGTCGCCCACGCCTTCGCCGTGGCGCTCGGCGCGCACATCGTCGGCTTCCTGTACTTCCTGTCCCGCAAGGACCAGATCGCGCCGCGGTACCGCACCGCCACCTGGCTGTCGCTGGCGGTCATGGCGGCCAGCGGCTTCCTGTTCCTCCGGCTCGGGCAGTCCTGGGACCTCGCCTTCGCCCAGGCCGGCGCCGACATGGTCCGCACGCCGAACCGCTTCGACGGGGGGCTGCGCTACGTCAACTGGTTCGTCACGGTGCCCGTGCTCCTGGTGCAGGTGCTGTACGCCCTGGACCTCACCCGGTCGGTCGCGCAGCGACTCAGGGTGGTCCTGGTCAGCAGCGGCGTGCTCATGGTCTTCTGCGGCTGGGTCGGGCAGTTCTCCGCCGGCCGCGACGACGGCACGCTGCTGCTGTGGGGGCTGCTCGGCACGCCGCCGTTCGTCGTGCTGCTCGCCGCCCTCGTGCCCCGACTGCTCGGTGCCCGCGCGTACCTGGCGCCGGAGGCCGCGACCACCGCGCGCAACCTCGTCTTCGTCGTCGTCTTCTTCTGGGGCCTGTACCCGATCGCCTACCTGCTGCCGGCCTTCTCGACGTCGGCGTCGACCGCCGTGGCGGTGCAGCTGCTGTTCACCGCCGCGGACGTCGGCTCGAAGGTGCTCTACGGCGTCATGCTGGCCAAGCTGTGCCGGCTGCGCAGCGCCGCGGACGGCCACCCCCCGGCTCTGGAGGTGGCGACCGGCCCCGGGCCGCACCCGGAGCACGAGCGCGCCTGA
- a CDS encoding UPF0182 family protein, protein MRPPVSVPALSRRAKVVIGAIGVLLVLFTAIGTLTNVYVDYLWFDETGFTDVFWTELQTRALLFAVAGVATGGATALAIHLAYRFRPTFRPMSLEQQNLERYRQSLEPRRALVTTAVAVVLGLFAGFTAQGSWETWLQFRNSTPFGRVDPQFGLDISFFVFDYPFYRLLLGFGFAIVILALIGSLLTHYVFGGLRLQTPGQKLTTAAMIQLSVLLGLFVALKAVAYWLDRYALVFSDRGDLFTGASYTDVNALLPAKTILVFAAIVCAVAFFANVVVRNFQLPAAALVLLLVSSLAIGVAWPAIVQQFVVRPSVNEREADFIARAIASTRDAYGLDEVDYVNYAQQETGEEVDATAALAELRNDTETIPNARLLDPNVLADTFTARQQIRNVYGFPEKLDIDRYTIDGDTQDYVVAVRELNSQGLSENQDTWINRHTVYTHGNGFVAAPANQVVGGQEGGEPDFTTRDLPTRGDIEVEQPRIYYGELMQDYSVVGAPEGAEPREFDLPEGSDGEGQINNTYDGQGGVEMGSFFRQLTFAIFYRERNFLLSSAVNEASKVLYVRDPMDRVEKAAPFLTVDGDPYPAVIGGRVVWMLDGYTTSDSFPYSEQMELGEAATDAITGQGTTPLPDETFNYIRNSVKATVDAYDGSVTLYEWDREDPVLQTYMKAFPGLVQARDSMPAELVSHIRYPEDLFKVQRDILTRYHVSDPGDFYSGNDRWAVPSDPTVDTQEPQPPYYILAARPGEDGATFQLTSALNAFRRDNLSAFVSASSAPETYGQIQVLTLPGNTPFRGPAQVQQSFNTNDEVARDLTLFNSQDSQAVFGNLLTLPIGDDGLLYVQPLYVEGTGQNSFPLLRKVLVNYGDRVGYADTLAQALDQVFGAGAGEAATDSGDTPDTGGDAAGPGDQPAAPTTPAPTPPADGTTPPPDQQSAVDAINAALAALETAQRNGDFAAQGQALEDLQAAVAAYQAAQAQEAQAPAAPAAVSPGG, encoded by the coding sequence ATGCGGCCCCCCGTGTCCGTGCCGGCACTGTCGCGGCGCGCGAAGGTGGTCATCGGGGCCATCGGCGTCCTGCTGGTGCTCTTCACCGCCATCGGGACGCTCACCAACGTCTACGTCGACTACCTGTGGTTCGACGAGACCGGTTTCACCGATGTCTTCTGGACCGAGCTGCAGACCCGGGCCCTGCTCTTCGCCGTCGCCGGCGTGGCCACCGGCGGGGCCACTGCGCTGGCCATCCACCTGGCCTACCGCTTCCGCCCGACGTTCCGGCCGATGTCGCTGGAGCAGCAGAACCTGGAGCGCTACCGCCAGTCGCTGGAGCCGCGCCGCGCCCTGGTGACCACCGCGGTCGCCGTCGTGCTCGGCCTGTTCGCCGGGTTCACCGCGCAGGGCAGCTGGGAGACCTGGCTGCAGTTCCGCAACAGCACCCCGTTCGGCCGGGTGGACCCGCAGTTCGGGCTGGACATCTCGTTCTTCGTCTTCGACTACCCCTTCTACCGGCTGCTGCTCGGCTTCGGGTTCGCCATCGTGATCCTGGCGCTGATCGGCTCACTGCTGACGCACTACGTGTTCGGCGGCCTGCGGCTGCAGACCCCGGGGCAGAAGCTGACCACCGCGGCGATGATCCAGCTGTCGGTGCTGCTGGGCCTGTTCGTCGCGCTCAAGGCCGTCGCCTACTGGCTGGACCGCTACGCGCTGGTCTTCTCCGACCGCGGCGACCTGTTCACCGGCGCCAGCTACACCGACGTCAACGCGCTGCTGCCGGCCAAGACCATCCTGGTGTTCGCGGCGATCGTCTGCGCCGTGGCGTTCTTCGCCAACGTCGTGGTCCGCAACTTCCAGCTCCCAGCCGCGGCGCTGGTGCTGCTGCTGGTCTCCAGCCTGGCGATCGGGGTGGCCTGGCCGGCGATCGTGCAGCAGTTCGTCGTCCGGCCCAGCGTCAACGAGCGCGAGGCCGACTTCATCGCCCGCGCCATCGCCTCCACGCGGGACGCCTACGGCCTCGACGAGGTCGACTACGTCAACTACGCCCAGCAGGAGACCGGCGAGGAGGTCGACGCGACCGCGGCGCTGGCCGAGCTGCGCAACGACACCGAGACCATCCCCAACGCCCGGCTGCTGGACCCCAACGTGCTGGCCGACACCTTCACCGCCCGCCAGCAGATCCGCAACGTCTACGGCTTCCCCGAGAAGCTGGACATCGACCGGTACACGATCGACGGTGACACCCAGGACTACGTGGTGGCCGTCCGGGAGCTCAACAGCCAGGGGCTGAGCGAGAACCAGGACACCTGGATCAACCGGCACACCGTCTACACCCACGGCAACGGCTTCGTGGCCGCCCCGGCCAACCAGGTGGTCGGCGGACAGGAGGGCGGCGAGCCAGACTTCACCACCCGCGACCTGCCCACCCGGGGTGACATCGAGGTCGAGCAGCCGCGCATCTACTACGGCGAGCTCATGCAGGACTACTCCGTCGTGGGGGCGCCGGAGGGTGCCGAGCCGCGCGAGTTCGACCTGCCGGAGGGCAGCGACGGCGAGGGTCAGATCAACAACACCTACGACGGCCAGGGCGGCGTCGAGATGGGCAGCTTCTTCCGGCAGCTGACCTTCGCGATCTTCTACCGGGAGCGGAACTTCCTGCTCTCCAGCGCCGTCAACGAGGCCTCCAAGGTGCTCTACGTCCGCGACCCGATGGACCGCGTGGAGAAGGCCGCGCCGTTCCTCACCGTGGACGGCGACCCCTACCCCGCGGTCATCGGCGGCCGGGTGGTGTGGATGCTCGACGGCTACACCACCTCGGACTCCTTCCCCTACTCCGAGCAGATGGAGCTGGGCGAGGCCGCCACGGACGCGATCACCGGGCAGGGCACCACGCCCCTGCCGGACGAGACGTTCAACTACATCCGCAACTCGGTGAAGGCCACCGTCGACGCCTACGACGGCTCGGTCACGCTGTACGAGTGGGACCGCGAGGACCCGGTCCTGCAGACCTACATGAAGGCCTTCCCGGGCCTGGTGCAGGCGCGCGACTCCATGCCGGCGGAGCTGGTCAGCCACATCCGCTACCCCGAGGACCTGTTCAAGGTGCAGCGGGACATCTTGACCCGGTACCACGTCAGCGACCCCGGTGACTTCTACAGCGGCAACGACCGCTGGGCCGTCCCGTCCGACCCGACCGTGGACACCCAGGAACCCCAGCCGCCGTACTACATCCTCGCCGCCCGCCCGGGTGAGGACGGTGCGACCTTCCAGCTCACCAGCGCGCTGAACGCCTTCCGCCGGGACAACCTGTCGGCCTTCGTGTCGGCGTCCAGCGCCCCGGAGACCTACGGGCAGATCCAGGTGCTGACCCTGCCGGGCAACACGCCGTTCCGGGGTCCGGCGCAGGTGCAGCAGTCGTTCAACACCAACGACGAGGTCGCCCGTGACCTCACGCTGTTCAACAGCCAGGACTCCCAGGCCGTCTTCGGCAACCTGCTCACCCTTCCGATCGGCGACGACGGACTGCTCTACGTGCAGCCCCTCTACGTCGAGGGCACCGGGCAGAACTCCTTCCCGCTGCTGCGCAAGGTCCTGGTCAACTACGGCGACCGGGTCGGCTACGCCGACACCCTCGCCCAGGCCCTGGACCAGGTGTTCGGCGCCGGCGCCGGGGAGGCGGCCACCGACAGCGGCGACACCCCGGACACCGGTGGGGACGCCGCCGGGCCGGGCGACCAGCCGGCCGCGCCCACCACCCCCGCGCCGACTCCGCCGGCCGACGGCACCACCCCGCCGCCGGACCAGCAGTCGGCGGTGGACGCGATCAACGCGGCGCTGGCCGCCCTGGAGACCGCCCAGCGCAACGGCGACTTCGCCGCGCAGGGCCAGGCGCTGGAGGACCTGCAGGCCGCCGTGGCGGCCTACCAGGCCGCGCAGGCGCAGGAAGCCCAGGCCCCTGCCGCCCCGGCGGCGGTCAGCCCGGGCGGGTGA
- a CDS encoding S16 family serine protease produces the protein MTRRMAVLSVGVVLLVVFGVLGAAVPVPYVAQVPGPTFNTLGEIDGEPIITVEGLERTEAEGELTLTTVGVSRAGLSLVEAVQGWFDDEVSVVPEETVYPAGRSEEETREANRQAFLTSEEAAEAAALAELGHPVKVVVRGLSEDSPAEGQLQEGDAIEAVDGRPTPDLGTLDTVLRAIPGGSEVTVAYTRLGEAGSATVTTRSAADADGDLPADAEPREGSLLGVLVREQPAAPFDVDIAVEDVGGPSAGLMLTLGILDMVGGTDLTGGATVAGTGTIDAEGRVGPIGGIQLKMIAAAEIGAELFLVPADNCAEALAGPEPQLPTARVATLDDALTALEDLRAGRTPAPC, from the coding sequence GTGACCCGTCGGATGGCCGTCCTCAGCGTCGGTGTCGTGCTGCTGGTGGTCTTCGGCGTGCTGGGTGCGGCGGTGCCGGTGCCCTACGTGGCCCAGGTGCCGGGGCCGACCTTCAACACCCTCGGGGAGATCGACGGGGAGCCGATCATCACCGTCGAGGGCCTCGAGCGCACCGAGGCCGAGGGGGAACTGACACTGACCACCGTCGGTGTCAGCCGGGCCGGGCTCAGCCTGGTCGAGGCGGTGCAGGGCTGGTTCGACGACGAGGTCAGCGTCGTCCCCGAGGAGACCGTGTACCCGGCGGGCCGGTCGGAGGAGGAGACCCGGGAGGCCAACCGGCAGGCCTTCCTCACCTCCGAGGAGGCGGCCGAGGCCGCCGCGCTGGCCGAGCTCGGCCACCCGGTCAAGGTCGTCGTCCGGGGCCTGTCGGAGGACTCGCCCGCCGAGGGGCAGCTGCAGGAGGGGGACGCGATCGAGGCCGTCGACGGGCGGCCGACCCCCGACCTCGGGACGCTGGACACCGTCCTGCGCGCCATCCCCGGGGGCTCCGAGGTGACCGTGGCCTACACCCGGCTGGGCGAGGCCGGGAGCGCGACGGTCACCACCCGCTCGGCCGCCGACGCCGACGGCGACCTCCCCGCCGACGCCGAGCCCCGCGAGGGCTCGCTGCTGGGCGTGCTCGTCCGCGAGCAGCCGGCCGCGCCCTTCGACGTCGACATCGCCGTGGAGGACGTCGGCGGCCCCTCGGCGGGCCTGATGCTGACCCTGGGCATCCTCGACATGGTCGGGGGGACCGACCTGACCGGCGGTGCCACGGTGGCCGGCACCGGCACGATCGACGCCGAGGGCCGGGTCGGCCCGATCGGCGGGATCCAGCTGAAGATGATCGCGGCTGCCGAGATCGGTGCCGAGCTGTTCCTCGTCCCGGCCGACAACTGCGCCGAGGCCCTCGCCGGCCCCGAGCCGCAGCTGCCCACCGCGCGGGTGGCGACCCTGGACGACGCCCTCACCGCGCTGGAGGACCTGCGGGCCGGACGGACGCCCGCGCCCTGCTGA
- a CDS encoding zinc-dependent metalloprotease has translation MSDVPFGFGIPDRDPERRDRSGSGAGNDPFGLGALFGGGAGAGTPEDLLAKMPLFAELQKLMTWSGGPVNWDLARQGAISSLAAGSQPTSDAERAAVADALRLADLWLDPVTELPSGVDRPLAWSRVEWVEQTLPAWSSLIDPLAERVVGAMTSALPAEAAAMAGPLAGIMGRMGGLMFGAQVGQALGRLSGEVLTSGEIGIPLAPAGAGVLVPQNVAEFAAGLDRPADEVRLFLALREAATQRLFAHVPWLRQQLHDAVHAYARGIHVDREAIERGITEAMGSMGGIDPTNPEGIQALLGSGLLEPEETPEQRAALRRLETLLALVEGWVDSVVAAAAGDRLPGHQALAETMRRRRASGGPAEQTFATLVGLELRPRRLRDAATVWGAMAQQHGSAERDRLWSHPDLLPTSEDLDEPLDFVARQGADEELRALTADDAQRPEGDEQPGDEGDTRS, from the coding sequence ATGAGCGACGTCCCGTTCGGCTTCGGCATCCCCGACCGCGACCCCGAGCGCCGGGACCGGTCCGGGTCCGGGGCCGGGAACGACCCCTTCGGCCTCGGCGCCCTCTTCGGCGGCGGCGCCGGCGCGGGGACGCCGGAGGACCTGCTGGCCAAGATGCCGCTGTTCGCCGAGCTGCAGAAGCTGATGACCTGGTCCGGCGGGCCGGTCAACTGGGACCTCGCGCGCCAGGGTGCGATCAGCTCGCTGGCCGCCGGTTCCCAGCCGACCTCGGACGCCGAGCGGGCCGCCGTCGCCGACGCCCTGCGCCTGGCCGACCTGTGGCTGGACCCGGTCACCGAGCTGCCCTCGGGCGTGGACCGGCCGCTGGCCTGGTCGCGGGTGGAGTGGGTGGAGCAGACGCTGCCGGCCTGGAGCAGCCTGATCGACCCGCTGGCCGAGCGGGTGGTCGGCGCGATGACCAGCGCGCTGCCCGCCGAGGCGGCCGCGATGGCCGGCCCGCTGGCCGGGATCATGGGCCGGATGGGCGGGCTGATGTTCGGCGCCCAGGTCGGCCAGGCCCTCGGCCGGCTCTCCGGTGAGGTGCTCACCAGCGGGGAGATCGGCATCCCGCTGGCACCGGCCGGCGCCGGCGTGCTCGTGCCGCAGAACGTCGCCGAGTTCGCCGCGGGCCTGGACCGCCCGGCCGACGAGGTGCGGCTGTTCCTCGCGCTGCGCGAGGCCGCCACCCAGCGGCTGTTCGCCCACGTGCCGTGGCTGCGCCAGCAGCTGCACGACGCCGTGCACGCCTATGCCCGGGGCATCCACGTCGACCGGGAGGCCATCGAGCGGGGCATCACCGAGGCGATGGGCTCGATGGGGGGCATCGACCCGACCAACCCGGAGGGCATCCAGGCGCTGCTGGGCAGCGGCCTGCTCGAGCCCGAGGAGACCCCGGAGCAGCGGGCGGCGCTCCGCCGGCTGGAGACGCTGCTCGCGCTCGTCGAGGGCTGGGTGGACAGCGTCGTGGCCGCGGCCGCCGGTGACCGGCTGCCGGGGCACCAGGCGCTGGCCGAGACCATGCGCCGCCGCCGGGCCTCCGGCGGCCCGGCCGAGCAGACCTTCGCCACCCTGGTCGGCCTGGAGCTGCGGCCCCGGCGGCTGCGCGACGCGGCCACCGTGTGGGGCGCGATGGCCCAGCAGCACGGCAGCGCCGAGCGCGACCGGCTGTGGTCGCACCCGGACCTGCTGCCGACGTCGGAGGACCTCGACGAGCCGCTGGACTTCGTCGCTCGACAGGGGGCCGACGAGGAGCTGCGCGCCCTCACCGCCGACGACGCGCAGCGGCCCGAGGGCGACGAGCAGCCCGGCGACGAGGGCGACACGAGGAGCTGA
- a CDS encoding M48 family metallopeptidase has translation MPADRAGATLSGEDVEVRRSNRRRRTVTAYRESGRTVVLIPAAFSPAEERRWVAQMVAKLQTREERRRRSLGGDDELMARARALSAAHLDGVPEPVSVRWVDNQNRRWGSCTPADRTIRLSSRLRAMPEYVVDYVLVHELVHLVEPDHDARFWSLVARYPRAERARGFLEGVDSGASHGTPPARDDDLVD, from the coding sequence GTGCCCGCCGACCGGGCCGGGGCGACGCTGTCGGGGGAGGACGTCGAGGTCCGGCGGAGCAACCGGCGGCGCCGGACGGTGACCGCCTACCGGGAGTCCGGGCGCACGGTGGTGCTCATCCCGGCCGCCTTCAGCCCCGCCGAGGAGCGGCGCTGGGTGGCCCAGATGGTGGCCAAGCTGCAGACCCGCGAGGAGCGGCGCCGCCGGTCCCTGGGTGGGGACGACGAGCTGATGGCCCGGGCCCGGGCGCTGTCCGCCGCCCACCTCGACGGGGTGCCCGAGCCGGTCAGCGTGCGGTGGGTGGACAACCAGAACCGGCGCTGGGGGTCGTGCACACCGGCCGACCGCACCATCCGGCTGTCCAGCCGGCTGCGGGCGATGCCGGAGTACGTCGTCGACTACGTGCTCGTGCACGAGCTGGTGCACCTGGTCGAGCCCGACCACGACGCCCGCTTCTGGTCACTGGTGGCGCGCTACCCGCGGGCGGAGCGGGCGCGGGGCTTCCTCGAGGGCGTCGACTCCGGCGCCTCGCACGGCACCCCGCCCGCCCGGGACGACGACCTCGTCGACTGA
- a CDS encoding DUF5679 domain-containing protein, which produces MAESYNGYCVKCKEKRDFDGEVKVSESGRRMAQGTCPVCGTKVNRILGKA; this is translated from the coding sequence GTGGCGGAGAGCTACAACGGCTACTGCGTGAAGTGCAAGGAGAAGCGGGACTTCGACGGCGAGGTCAAGGTCAGCGAGTCCGGTCGCCGCATGGCGCAGGGCACCTGCCCGGTCTGCGGCACCAAGGTGAACCGGATCCTCGGCAAGGCCTGA
- a CDS encoding ThiF family adenylyltransferase — protein MADTAHPLLPPGVPLLRVPRAGGAEDVQVGGTDSRDGLVVSPGAAGLTGLLRGLDGRRTQRAVLAEAAGAGHDPAAVSDLLDGLRGTGLLVDLDPADLLAADTGPAAEARTRTELPTATDPAAGARWRARRTATVVVDGATRVGVPLAAVLAASGVGRVSVRDDGVTAAGDAVVGGLGAGDEGRPRSLAAADAVRRASPLTDLRPLAAGRPADLVVLTRPWAACDPLAADLQRRGVRHLVATVRGETGVVGPLVVPGATGCLRCADLHRRDADPRWPALAAQLGTGDLSPGGATVTCLATAVTAAVQVLALVDGRGAPVTVGTTVELRPPDLLPRTRRWPAHPDCGCVAGVEDAGPPPASGRPADQGTMGA, from the coding sequence GTGGCCGACACCGCGCACCCCCTGCTGCCTCCCGGCGTGCCGCTGCTGCGCGTGCCCCGGGCCGGTGGCGCCGAGGACGTCCAGGTCGGTGGCACGGACTCCCGCGACGGGCTGGTGGTCTCCCCCGGCGCGGCCGGGCTGACCGGCCTGCTGCGCGGACTGGACGGCCGGCGCACGCAGCGGGCCGTCCTCGCCGAGGCCGCCGGCGCCGGACACGACCCCGCGGCGGTGAGCGACCTGCTCGACGGCCTGCGCGGCACCGGCCTGCTGGTCGACCTGGACCCCGCCGACCTGCTGGCGGCCGACACCGGGCCGGCCGCCGAGGCCCGGACCCGCACCGAGCTGCCCACCGCCACGGACCCGGCCGCGGGCGCGCGCTGGCGGGCGCGGCGGACGGCGACGGTCGTCGTCGACGGCGCCACCCGCGTCGGTGTGCCGCTGGCCGCGGTCCTGGCCGCGAGCGGCGTGGGCCGGGTGAGCGTGCGCGACGACGGGGTCACCGCGGCCGGGGACGCCGTCGTCGGTGGGCTGGGCGCCGGGGACGAGGGCCGCCCGCGCAGCCTGGCCGCCGCCGACGCCGTCCGCCGCGCCAGCCCCCTGACCGACCTGCGCCCGCTCGCCGCCGGCCGGCCGGCCGACCTGGTCGTCCTCACCCGGCCGTGGGCCGCCTGCGACCCCCTCGCCGCGGACCTGCAGCGCCGCGGGGTGCGGCACCTGGTCGCGACCGTCCGCGGGGAGACCGGCGTCGTGGGGCCGCTGGTGGTGCCCGGCGCGACGGGCTGCCTGCGCTGCGCGGACCTGCACCGCCGCGACGCCGACCCCCGGTGGCCGGCGCTGGCCGCCCAGCTCGGCACCGGTGACCTGTCCCCCGGCGGCGCCACGGTGACGTGCCTGGCCACCGCGGTGACGGCGGCCGTGCAGGTCCTGGCGCTGGTCGACGGCCGCGGGGCCCCGGTCACCGTGGGGACGACGGTGGAGCTCCGCCCGCCGGACCTGCTCCCCCGCACCCGCCGGTGGCCGGCGCACCCCGACTGCGGCTGCGTCGCCGGGGTCGAGGACGCCGGTCCCCCGCCTGCCAGCGGCCGACCGGCGGATCAGGGGACAATGGGGGCCTAG
- a CDS encoding AarF/ABC1/UbiB kinase family protein: MSDPDREMPRGSVSRTARLASLPLGAAGRATLGIGKRLSGRDADAVNAELQQRTAEQLFAVLGQLKGGAMKLGQTLSVFEAAVPEEVAAPYREALVKLQAEAPPMPVRTVHAVLAQQLGGRWRERFRHFDDTPAAAASIGQVHRATWRDGRDVAVKIQYPGAATALMSDLNQLARFARMFAVLFPGMDVKPLITELKARVVEELDYGMEADSQRAFAAAYADDPEIVVPRVVASAPKVIVSEWLEGTPLSKVIASGTREERDRAGHMLTVLHFSGPQRAGLLHADPHPGNFRLTPDGRFGVIDFGATARLPDGHPEPIGRLVRWALEGRAEDVLADLRAEGFIRPGVQVDAQAVLEYLLPLLEPIRQRRFHFTRAWMQEQAARIADPRSEANRLGRMLNLPPAYLLIHRVTMGSIGVLCQLDAADDYRGVVEEWLPGF, encoded by the coding sequence GTGAGCGATCCCGATCGGGAGATGCCGCGGGGGTCGGTGTCCCGGACCGCGCGGCTGGCGTCGCTGCCGCTGGGTGCGGCCGGGCGGGCCACCCTGGGCATCGGCAAGCGGCTGTCCGGACGCGACGCCGACGCGGTCAACGCGGAGCTGCAGCAGCGCACCGCCGAGCAGCTGTTCGCCGTGCTGGGCCAGCTCAAGGGCGGGGCGATGAAGCTCGGGCAGACGCTGTCGGTCTTCGAGGCCGCCGTGCCCGAGGAGGTGGCCGCGCCCTACCGCGAGGCCCTGGTGAAGCTCCAGGCCGAGGCGCCGCCGATGCCGGTGCGCACGGTGCACGCCGTCCTGGCCCAGCAGCTCGGGGGCCGGTGGCGGGAGCGGTTCCGGCACTTCGACGACACGCCGGCGGCCGCGGCCAGCATCGGGCAGGTCCACCGGGCGACCTGGCGGGACGGCCGGGACGTGGCCGTGAAGATCCAGTACCCCGGCGCGGCCACCGCCCTGATGTCCGACCTCAACCAGCTGGCCCGCTTCGCCCGGATGTTCGCCGTGCTCTTCCCCGGCATGGACGTCAAGCCACTGATCACCGAGCTCAAGGCGCGCGTGGTCGAGGAGCTGGACTACGGCATGGAGGCCGACTCGCAGCGGGCCTTCGCCGCCGCCTACGCCGACGACCCGGAGATCGTCGTCCCCCGGGTGGTGGCCAGCGCGCCGAAGGTGATCGTCTCGGAGTGGCTCGAGGGGACGCCGCTGTCGAAGGTGATCGCCTCGGGCACGCGGGAGGAACGCGACCGGGCCGGGCACATGCTGACGGTGCTGCACTTCTCCGGTCCGCAGCGGGCCGGGCTGCTGCACGCCGACCCGCACCCGGGCAACTTCCGGCTGACCCCCGACGGCCGCTTCGGGGTCATCGACTTCGGCGCGACCGCCCGGCTGCCGGACGGGCACCCGGAGCCGATCGGCCGGCTGGTGCGGTGGGCGCTGGAGGGGCGGGCCGAGGACGTGCTGGCCGACCTGCGCGCCGAGGGCTTCATCCGGCCCGGCGTGCAGGTCGACGCCCAGGCGGTGCTGGAGTACCTGCTGCCGCTGCTGGAACCGATCCGGCAGCGCCGCTTCCACTTCACCCGGGCGTGGATGCAGGAGCAGGCCGCCCGCATCGCCGACCCGCGCTCCGAGGCCAACCGGCTGGGCCGGATGCTCAACCTGCCACCGGCCTACCTGCTCATCCACCGGGTGACGATGGGGTCGATCGGGGTGCTCTGCCAGCTCGACGCCGCCGACGACTACCGCGGCGTGGTCGAGGAGTGGCTGCCCGGCTTCTGA
- a CDS encoding WhiB family transcriptional regulator produces the protein MAPAAPAPVRRPLPCRADPDLWFAETPAGLEEAKVRCAECPVRDACLAGALDRGEPWGVWGGEIFERGTVIARKRPRGRPPKQAVA, from the coding sequence GTGGCCCCCGCGGCGCCGGCGCCGGTGCGGCGTCCCCTGCCGTGCCGGGCCGACCCCGACCTCTGGTTCGCCGAGACCCCGGCCGGACTGGAGGAGGCCAAGGTGCGCTGCGCGGAGTGTCCCGTCCGCGACGCCTGCCTGGCCGGTGCGCTGGACCGCGGCGAGCCCTGGGGCGTCTGGGGCGGGGAGATCTTCGAGCGCGGGACGGTCATCGCGCGCAAGCGCCCCCGCGGACGCCCGCCCAAGCAGGCGGTCGCCTGA